The genomic window GTCAACCTAGGGCGCGGCTTGCGCACGATGGACTTCAGGGCAGCACTACTTTTCGTATTAACCGGGACTGTTGGCTTTTTCTGCAGCAGTGCCGGTGGCAGAGCAGGGACTCTCCAGGCTGGTTCCACCAGTTCGTTGGTGACACTCAGGGGGTCAAACGATGGATCCGAAGTGCCGCGACTTGCCGCTGCCATCGAGAGTAGCCGGTTCAAGGTCCCTAACAGTGTACCGGACGTTGACTGGCCGCCGTTTACCGAGGATTCCAGTGCACTGAAAGATGGAGGTAGCTGGGGAGGCTCGGGTACATCCGAGGGGTCTGGCATGGCATCCAATGGAAAAAGGTGTCTGGATTCCTCCTCGCCGTCCCCATCAGCCTCGAGGTCGATGCTGCCCTCCTCTTCGTCGTCCTCCTCTTCATCTTCGCTGTAAAGTTGGTTGAGGTCTATGCCATCCTCGTCATCACCATCttcatccccctccccaTCCTCCTGATCGGCTGCGTCTGCACCATCGTCTCCAGTAGCCACTGGAAGGTTTGCCCCAAAGATGCCTCTAAAATGGCCTCTGTCGACGGTGATCTCGCCGGTATTGAGGTCGATTTCATCACCCTCGTCACCAAAGTCTCTGCCGTACTTTTCAAAGATGTTTTCCAACGTTGATTTGAATGAGAATGCGGACCGATATGTAGACCTTTGGAACTGGCGATCGAGCGCCAAGTCCTCAATGCTCAGGTCTAGTTCGTCACCGTCCTGGTCAAGACTGTGAGAGAGCCTAGGCTTCTTGCTAGGAGGCTCCATGCTTTCAGAGATGATGCTATGAACATCATTGGGTCATGAAGCCGCTCAAACCGAAAGCTACAGTAGAAGAGACATACGTCGACTATTGACATATGTTTGGGCAATGAGCACCCCCAGACAGCTCCCGTAAGCGGGGCGTTGATTACTTTGCTCAGCGCTCAATGGTAATCTTTATCGCTGTGGCTCGCGGGGGACTTGACGCGTCGATGCGACGCGCTACAAATTGCAACCCCACAGCAACCTCCATAGAGAGGTACTTAATGTGGGTCCGCGACAGGCAGAAAAGCACTGTAGAGTGCGGCAAACAATACTGTACCTAAGGGGTACAGTAGGCGTGGCAACAACACCTTATCCCGCGTGAAAGGAATGACGTGCGGTGCAGGGTCCACCAGACTCGGGAAGCTGCAGGCGGCGGGGTCGCGTGAGCTATCCGTCAGGTACTGTAAACCTAGGGGCTTGTACGAAACCCAAACCAAGGTGGTACGTaggatacctacctacctaccactttaactcccccccccccccccaatacCAAGATAGATTGACAATCTCCAAAGTCATTCCACCAGCAGCCAAAAGCGCACTTCTCGGCCTGGTTTACGAACACTCCACCAAGCACCGTATGCTTCATAGGTATCCATAAGAATCTTATCAATGAGGTTCGGTCCCTGGCGAGCGTCCGAGAGCCGTGTCGATGATGTTTTGCCAAAAATGCCGGACACCGCTCAAGCTCGACGGGTCGCTAGATGATCTCAACCCAGCCGCCTACGATCTTCTTGTCAGTGAGTTTTTTCCGCCCGTCATCCCCATCGACGGACAACATAGTCACACGAAGGCCAACTTTGGCCCAGAAGCTCAAGAACTGACCATTATCCAGCCACCTCCTCGCAGCAGCAAGCCCACAAGGATGCGACCTCGTTATCATCGCCAAACCCTGCGCATGTCCACGATCAGAACAGGAAGGCCGCATACGAAAGTGCAATCAAGAATGCCATCGGCTCGCCTACCTTCAAGAGGCGCAGCGACATTACTGGCTTACGCGGGGATAAGGCCATGCGCGACAGCTCCATGTCCTTTATCCTGCTGGAGGAGTCTCAAATTGCACCATCGAGACACGGAGCTGCCGGGCGCTCGTCGGGACCAGCCTCACCAAACGCATCAAAGGGCTCAGCTGCAACTCCGGCTGCCGATGATGATAGTGCCAACGAGACCAACCGCATGTTGAGGCTGTTTGAGATACTCTCTGCGCGCTCCGACATCGACCACCCCGTCTGCGTGGAGTGCACCGACATACTTGTCGAAGGCCTGCGCAAGCGCCTCGAGTCTGCTTCTAGAGAACGTACCACATATGTTAATTTTCTCAAAAAGCTCGAGCTGGAAAGCCCAACCGACGATGAGTTGAAGGCGCAAGAGGAGGCCCTCGCCAAGGCAAAGGAGCAAGAGGCAGCGGCCCTCAAAGAGCTCGTTGCCCTcgagaaagaaaaggccaGCCTGGACGACGAGATTCTAGCTCTCGAGGAGGAATCGCGGCGGATGGATGCCGAAGAGGAACAGTTCTGGCGCGAACGGAACGCGTTTGCCTCGCAGCTGGCAGACTTCCAAAACGAGCGTGATAGCATAAACTCCAAATACGACCACGATGCGCGCCTGTTGCAGTCTCTGCAGCGGACAAACGTGTATAACGACACGTTCCTGATTAGCCACGATGGCACCTTTGCCACGATTAACGGTTTGCGCCTTGGTCGGTTGCATAACACCCCAGTTGATTGGCCCGAGATCAACGCGGCCTGGGGCCACGCACTTTTGCTGGTTGCCACAGTCGCCGACAAACTACAGTACCGCTTCGACGGGTACGAGCCCCAGCCCATGGGATCCATGTCGCGGATCATCCGCTTCGAGCCGCCGTCACCTGCGGCGTCCCGTGTGGGATCTGCCCCACCCCAGGCGCCCAAGAAAAAGGTCCTGGAGCTCTATTCGTCTGGAGACATGCCGCTTGGTCTGACGTTTATGCACAGGAAGCTTGACGCCGCCATGGTGGCATACCTTGAGCTCGTGCGGCAGCTAGGCATGTTCATGGTCCGCACTACCACCGCCAACGGGAAGCCGCTCACGCTCCCGTACGTCATCGACGGGGACAAGATCAACGGCGTCAGCATCAAGCTGGGTATAGCCCAGGACGACGCATGGACCAAGGCATGCAAATTCGTCCTCACCTGCTGCAAGTTCCTCCTCGCGCATGCCAGTAACATAAGCACCATGGCGAACGGACGTGGCAAGGTTTTGGGCTCAAGCTCGACCTAATTTATGGTTGTAGTCCGTCTATGGGTTATCATTCTTTTCTCTGTGCAGCGtgtttgggggggggggggggggggggttctttttttttctattggTAATAGCAAGACGGCGTTTAGGGTATAGGGCTTTGTCACTTTACAAATAATGCTGGTTTTGGTTTGATGGGGTGTTCTTTTCAACAGTAAAAACAGCAGGAAGTCCTTCCCCTGGCACGAACAGAACAACAAACAGGCTTCTTTTGATGTTACAAGATCATGGTGTTCAGTCTTGAGTGTCTTCTTACCTTTGGGGTCTGTGATTTACGCTGTCAGTCTGTCACTGTGTACGGCAGGATACCTAGGATTGAAAGAAAGTGTTCATGGAGACTCgataaaacaaaacaacaatCTAGTCATCGAATCATAAACCCATATTCCAGACCTGATATCCATTATACCCAGGTTTCATCCTGCGTATTATCCCTAAACGCCAGTAAACAAACATAAACtccagaagaagaaaagcccCTTGCATCCCCAGTACCCAAGAACCAACAAACTCCGTCATTGCTTGTTAGACCCAGACAAAAGCTTCGCGTACAGTTCGACAACGACCTCTCCCCACATCTGTCCCTTGCCGACCTTGTCGCCAATCTCCTTGCTCAGGAAGTCAGCCATCCGCTCCTCGTTGAACCGCTGCCCGTAGACGACTCTAGCTCGCGGCTTGACAACCGTACCACTCGCGCTCTGGCCGCTCAGGTCGATAAGAACCTCGACCTTGGTCTTCAGCCCCGACAGCAGCAACGTCGCCTTGACGACCATGGAGGTGTCCGACGTCCGTGAGACCCTGGTGGGGAAGGTGCAATTGATGCTCCTGATGTTGGCAGAGACCTGCTTCGCCTCAAGCCAGCAGGCACCCACCACGTCGAGCATATGTCGTAGAGAGGTGCGCGGCTGGTCCAGAGCCCTGACCTGGTCGCGGATGCACTGAAGGAAGAATTCGAGCTCGGTAGTGACGGGTACGGGGTCGCGTTCGCGGTTTGCCGCGATGTACCAGAGGTCGATATTGGTGGGCTGCTTGCTGGCAGCGCTGTTCGGGATGGCGAAGCTGGTGGGATTAAAGACTAGCTCAATCTCGCGGTTGTACGTCATTGATATAGTCGTATCGGAGCAGCCAGTCACTGTCCAGCCGTGCTCTTTTTCGATGGCCTCAACGCGTGCTGTTTCAAACGGGTTAATTAGCATGTCGCGCAATGCAGGGAAGAACCGACCAGCATGGTCGTAGGTAAGAAACGAAAACAAGAATAGAAAGCATACCTCTAAGATCCATAATTTCATCAGGTCTCCAGCCTCTACATTCCTCCCTCACGCGCTCGGCTTCGCGTATCTCATTTAGGCACAGCTGCTTCTTTGTCGTCAACTCTCCAATAGCTTCCTCGGATTGTTGCAGGTCCTGCTCCAGTTCTGCAATTTGCTGCTTCTTCAGATCGATATCTTGGGTAGCGGTAAGCAACTCGTCCCGCGCAGCTTGCAACTCGTCAGGATCGCAATCGGCAAGCTCACGCACCGCCTCGTCGAGCAGGCCGTGTTCTTTTTCGAGTTCGGCAAACTTCTCGACGAGCGCAGGAAGTGTCGAGTCAATGAGAGCCTGCTTCTTCTTCAGGACCTGTTCGTCTTGAGCCATGCCCTCGGCCGTCTTGTCCAAGCCTTCTTTGAGACCCTCTTGCAGCTTCATTCGCCATTCGTACCACATGGCCTTGCTGAGGAGGCGAGCATGCAGCTTGACATTTTTGAATTGGTTATCCATCAGAACTCTAAAGTCCGGGCTGGCTGACATATACTCTCGGAACAGGGGCGGGTTGTCAGCGAGCGTCTCGCTCTCAATCTCCCGGACGATGTCGCGACCCTCCGAGATGTACTTCTTGAGCTCGCGGCATGAGTGTTGGTACAGCTCTAGCATCGGCACCGTACAGGCACCGGCCACGACGCAGCGCTCAAAGGACATGTCATCCTTGCCGTCGCTTCCAGAGTTGTCCTTCGCTTGGGGTGCGACGGTATGCCGGCGTTTTGTGGTCGTCAGCTCCATGAATCGAATGCTGGTCATGTTGAGGAAGTCCTGCAGGCTGATACgctcttcgtcgtcgtcgtccagaTCCTCAGCATCAATACCCTCGCCTCTGCCGAGATCTATTGCGCCATCGTCCTCCACGTCCCTGAAATGACTAAGACGTCTTGGACTTGGTGCGGTCCTGGAGATCTTGATGGGAGATTTTGGTGTGGACACTTCGAGAGATTGCTTTGTTGAGTCTTGGCTCCTGCTGGACTTTGAGAGTCGTCCCGTGGTCTCCTCTTTGGATGGAGGTTGCTGTAGCTTGATGCTTTTGACTGGACTCCCATGGTGGTTCTTTAGTCTCTTCACTCCATCCTTCTCTTCCTCCCCATCGTCCAACTCGGAAGGACGCTTTCCCAGTAAGCCCTTGGCGCTGCCAACGTGTAAGCTCTTGCGACCACGCAGTGGGTTCTTCTTCGGGCTGAGTCCCTGAATCATCTCTCTAAGATTTACGGTGACGTCTCGTTCGTCAGCCTCCCGCTCCATGATCTTACGGCCGTCTTCCTTATCCATTTCTTGCTGCCTTTGGCGGTCGATTTCTTGCTCCATTATGCGGGGGTTATCCCACTTGACACCCCGGCGACCAAGCTCCAGATTTCTACCAGGGGAGAACTCTTTTGCTGCCTCGCCAATAGATGTTCGGCGCTCGAGAAGCTCCGCAACCCTCGGAGAGCCCAGACCCAAGCGGTCAGCGCCGACTCCAGAGAGCCGTCGTCTCTGAGGCGTCAGAGCAACAAGGGGGGTCGTTGTCCCTGTCGCAGGATCCTGTTGGAAAAGAGATCTGGTAGGTGACCTCTGCTTTGCCGGCGACACGGGGGCCTGTTTATTATTTTGACCAGCTGAGCGCACCGGTGACTTGGATCCGCTAGCAATGAATCTAGATGGCGACGACCGTAACGGTGTACGTGGCTGCTCGGGAGATTTGGCGGTTTGAATAGATGGTTTTGCTGGAGAGTTCCGACCTGGAGACTTGCGGATTCCACTATCATTGGATGCTGAACGCTCGGGTGACCGACTGGGTGAGCGGCCGGGTGAACGGTCGGGTAAAGGGTTACGGTTTAGGATCGATTTCAAGGAGTTCTTGATTGGCGACGATGGCCTGGACGGAGACGATTGCCTGCTGTTTACCGGAGGCGCCTTCTCTGCTGAGCGATACCCCTGAGGCGTTTGCTCGTTCTCATCCGCCGGACGAGTGACGGATGCGATGATTCCTCCCAGTGCCACGGGTGACATGTCCATGCCTGCAGTCATATCCATCTCCCCATCACCCTCGTCATC from Pyricularia oryzae 70-15 chromosome 4, whole genome shotgun sequence includes these protein-coding regions:
- a CDS encoding beclin-1; this encodes MMFCQKCRTPLKLDGSLDDLNPAAYDLLVTTSSQQQAHKDATSLSSPNPAHVHDQNRKAAYESAIKNAIGSPTFKRRSDITGLRGDKAMRDSSMSFILLEESQIAPSRHGAAGRSSGPASPNASKGSAATPAADDDSANETNRMLRLFEILSARSDIDHPVCVECTDILVEGLRKRLESASRERTTYVNFLKKLELESPTDDELKAQEEALAKAKEQEAAALKELVALEKEKASLDDEILALEEESRRMDAEEEQFWRERNAFASQLADFQNERDSINSKYDHDARLLQSLQRTNVYNDTFLISHDGTFATINGLRLGRLHNTPVDWPEINAAWGHALLLVATVADKLQYRFDGYEPQPMGSMSRIIRFEPPSPAASRVGSAPPQAPKKKVLELYSSGDMPLGLTFMHRKLDAAMVAYLELVRQLGMFMVRTTTANGKPLTLPYVIDGDKINGVSIKLGIAQDDAWTKACKFVLTCCKFLLAHASNISTMANGRGKVLGSSST